A window of the bacterium genome harbors these coding sequences:
- a CDS encoding DUF1902 domain-containing protein yields the protein MRRKPLFVRAEWDEEAMVWVATSDDVPGLATEAATMEALVDKLKVIIPELLVANNADFEDEVPFEIITRRFEVARQAQR from the coding sequence ATGAGGAGAAAGCCATTATTTGTCAGAGCAGAGTGGGATGAGGAAGCAATGGTGTGGGTAGCTACCAGCGATGATGTCCCCGGCTTAGCTACAGAAGCGGCAACCATGGAGGCATTGGTAGACAAGTTAAAAGTAATTATTCCAGAACTCCTAGTTGCCAATAATGCTGACTTCGAAGACGAGGTGCCATTCGAAATAATAACAAGGCGTTTTGAGGTGGCTCGACAGGCCCAACGCTGA